One stretch of Mycteria americana isolate JAX WOST 10 ecotype Jacksonville Zoo and Gardens chromosome 16, USCA_MyAme_1.0, whole genome shotgun sequence DNA includes these proteins:
- the AATK gene encoding serine/threonine-protein kinase LMTK1 isoform X5, which produces MLACLCCKKGDIGFKAAFGSWRLTGRRSQEFENAEGDDYVTELSAQGSPAPQHGPEVYVLPLTKVSLPMAKQPGRSVQLLKSADLGRQSLLYLKEIGHGWFGKVFLGEVNSGISSTQVVVKELKASASVQDQMQFLEEAQPYRALQHTNLLQCLAQCAEVTPYLLVMEFCPLGDLKGYLRSCRGAEAMTPDPLTLQRMACEVACGVLHLHRNNYIHSDLALRNCLLTADLTVKIGDYGLSHCKYKDDYFVTADQLWVPLRWIAPELIDEVHGNLLIVDQTKSSNVWSLGVTIWELFELGSQPYDHYSDRQVLAYAIKEQQLKLPKPQLKLSLSERWYEVMQFCWLQPEQRPTAEEVHLLLSYLCAKGATEAEEEFEKRWNSMKPNGSASAGHHGAELSSFPLLEQFSADGFPSDGDDILTVMETSHGLNFEYKWEHTKTEHFQAPLGSLSPSSAARYHDLYYPAATAGRLSLGVSPSCYECKPPGCPGLPAPGVVPILGAHSPSLGSEYYIRIEGPGEGSAELDYAMCAYSPAGERGSPHPPSCWRAQGARGSAYDSDSSPTVSLSMEPLLGHAPAGEGSWECAEYYPYPCPGQEPRGYEPSPSHGAEGYLLEEEPAQPGSQDWPVPGFQPGIFADPLGVSPSVNCAYSPRGYGEPQAVPPGGRLPGQSGASLDCVALELGEDSPPGAPRPQAASPAAQRHPWASNSSANNNIGSGSPASREPPAGDSWCYRRMITFRGLMAKPLGTVPRGQPQLGGSPPGHDFHRPRQDQPPGTARGSSSPCRSPSPQRQAWHSRDSSTSGRSQAAALAGSPSAPRGPGTAPPAGAGAPHDARPDESVEGSGPAHSPLPHATAAPGLGEAAPMAGTAAPNPGPPAEPGVDGTQLVPESPEAPVPAPGEAAAESDACAAGDADRTPDKTFSSASFPSTDEGSDEDTAELTSGIFTNFSGDYLERAEAAPAFKSLQKQVGTPDSLESLDIPSTASSCEVFSPIAFAPTGQPKALDSGYDTENNESPEFVLKEPHEPREPEAFSQLGKPPPGLPGPGGEGEGPAPETRLSASLGAELHSLAEKNPYRDSAYFSDYDAEAERGPKDEEDSDGSRTPEAEEGPQPPAQDLGRAPVLGEDPLHPPGAPGSPPPAPAIAGAADVPAVGVSAGDRRGAESGSAPAGPTGQGPGTDRRPAGTGLVPGSSLRPDGDACPPGSAPPKTFFLTPVPASPGEPASVGGIPAPEGVPGLGGAAARGEQTVPPTPGLGEPGLPPEGSGVGDAPGGPSTLLPGGEPPPGLSPLPAAREPHPAAPERHEELEEEEEDTEDSDESDEELRCYNIQEQSEESEEEPAAVPIVVAESQSGRNLRSLLKMPSLLSEAFCEDLERKKKAVSFYDDVTIYLFDQESPTRELAEQSFPEPPQPSGRPPAGSSPPSPVDRLGASDDSSDGNASEETVPDGLADGDAGGAQPGRACAARAGAGAEAGAAHPVLPVHGLARPGVPVLHHPRFRLGHGLHRRQQRRRRPGVSQPGRWPGVTPAPALARGGGAGSGVWPWAPRPCSGIFRQILSEGARLLLRAGAGPARPGARRWVMAVCARACVGGCVCACINRHIYIYIDIYIYIKIIAFKG; this is translated from the exons GCGGCTTTCGGGAGCTGGAGGCTGACCGGGCGGCGCAGCCAG GAGTTCGAGAACGCCGAGGGGGACGACTACGTGACGGAGCTCTCGGCCCAGGGCTCGCCCGCCCCCCAGCATGGCCCCGAGGTCTACGTCCTGCCCCTCACCAAGGTCTCCCTGCCCATGGCCAAGCAGCCGGGGCGCTCAG TGCAGCTCCTCAAGTCGGCGGACCTGGGGCGGCAGAGCCTGCTCTACCTGAAGGAGATCGGGCACGGCTGGTTTGGCAAG GTGTTCCTGGGGGAGGTGAACTCGGGCATCAGCAGCACCCAGGTGGTGGTGAAGGAGCTGAAGGCGAGTGCCAGCGTGCAGGACCAGATGCAGTTCCTGGAGGAAGCGCAGCCCTACAG GGCCCTCCAGCACACCAACCTGCTGCAGTGCCTGGCCCAGTGCGCCGAGGTCACCCCGTACCTGCTGGTGATGGAGTTCTGCCCGCTG GGTGACCTGAAGGGGTACCTGCGGAGCTGCCGGGGGGCCGAGGCCATGACCCCGGACCCGCTGACCCTGCAGAGGATGGCGTGTGAGGTGGCCTGCGGCGTCCTGCACCTGCACAGGAACAACTACATCCACAG CGACCTGGCCCTGCGGAACTGCCTGCTCACCGCCGACCTGACCGTCAAGATTGGAGACTACGGGCTCTCGCACTGCAAGTACAAA GACGACTACTTCGTGACGGCCGACCAGCTGTGGGTGCCGCTGCGCTGGATCGCACCCGAGCTCATCGACGAAGTGCACGGCAACCTGCTCATCGTGGACCAGACCAAGTCCAGCAACGTCTG GTCACTGGGCGTCACCATCTGGGAGCTGTTTGAGCTGGGCAGCCAGCCCTACGACCACTACTCCGACCGGCAAGTGCTCGCCTACGCCATCAAGGAGCAGCAGCTCAAGCTGCCCAAGCCCCAGCTGAAGCTGTCGCTGTCggagcgctg GTACGAGGTGATGCAGTTCTGCTGGCTGCAGCCGGAGCAGCGTCCGACGGCGGAGGAGGTCCACCTCCTGCTCTCCTACCTCTGCGCCAAAGGGGCGACGGAGGCGGAGGAGGAGTTCGAGAAGCGCTGGAACTCCATGAAGCCCAACGGCAGCGCCAGCGCCGGCCACCACGGCGCCGagctctcctccttcccgctGCTGGAGCAGTTCTCGGCCGACGGCTTCCCCTCAGACGGGGACGACATCCTCACCGTCATGGAGACCAGCCACGGCCTCAATTTCGAGTACAAGTGGGAGCACACCAAGACCGAGCACTTCCAGGCGCCCCTGGGGTCCCTGAGCCCCAGCAGCGCCGCCCGCTACCACGACCTCTACTACCCGGCCGCAACCGCGGGGCGCCTGAGCCTGGGGGTCTCGCCCTCCTGCTACGAGTGCAagccgccgggctgccccggcctgCCGGCACCCGGCGTGGTGCCCATCCTGGGCGCCCACAGCCCCTCGCTCGGCAGCGAGTACTACATCCGCATCGAGGggcccggggagggcagcgccgaGCTGGACTACGCCATGTGCGCCTACAGCCCCGCGGGCGAGCGGGGGTCCCCGCACCCCCCGTCCTGCTGGAGAGCCCAGGGTGCCCGCGGCAGCGCCTACGACTCTGACAGCAGCCCCACCGTCTCCCTCAGCATGGAGCCGCTGCTGGGCCACGCGCCGGCGGGCGAGGGCTCCTGGGAGTGCGCCGAGTACTACCCCTacccctgcccggggcaggagcCGCGGGGCTACGAGCCGTCCCCCAGCCACGGGGCCGAGGGGTACCTGCTGGAGGAGGAGCCCGCCCAGCCGGGCAGCCAGGACTGGCCCGTCCCCGGCTTCCAGCCCGGCATCTTTGCCGACCCGCTCGGCGTCTCGCCGTCGGTGAACTGCGCCTACAGCCCCCGGGGGTACGGGGAGCCGCAGGCAGtcccgccgggcgggcggctgccagggcagagcgGGGCCAGTCTGGACTGCGTGGCGTTGGAGCTGGGCGAGGACAGCCCCCCcggagccccgcgcccgcagGCCGCGAGCCCCGCGGCTCAGCGGCATCCCTGGGCCTCCAACAGCTCCGCCAACAACAACATCGGCAGCGGCAGCCCAGCGTCCCGCGAGCCCCCGGCCGGTGACAGCTGGTGCTACCGCCGCATGATCACCTTCCGGGGGCTGATGGCCAAGCCCCTGGGCACCGTGCCCCGCGGCCAGCCCCAGCTcggggggtccccgccgggcCACGACTTCCACCGCCCGCGGCAGGAtcagccccccggcacggcccgcgGCTCCTCCTCCCCGTGCCGCTCGCCCTCCCCGCAGCGCCAGGCCTGGCACAGCCGTGACTCATCAACCTCCGGCCGCTCGCAGGCGGCGGCgctggctggcagccccagcGCGCCGAGGGGCCCGGGCACCGCCCCGCCAGCCGGCGCGGGGGCCCCGCACGATGCCCGCCCGGACGAGAGCGTGGAGGGGAGCggccctgcccacagccccctgccccacgccaCGGCTGCACCGGGGCTGGGCGAGGCCGCCCCCATGGCTGGCACCGCGGCCCCTaaccccggcccccccgcggAGCCCGGCGTAGACGGCACCCAGCTTGTGCCAGAGTCCCCCGAGGCGCCTGTGCCGGCGCCCGGGGAGGCTGCCGCCGAGAGCGACGCGTGTGCCGCCGGTGATGCAGACCGGACGCCGGACAAGACCTTCTCCAGCGCCAGCTTCCCCAGCACGGACGAGGGGAGCGATGAGGACACGGCGGAGCTGACCTCCGGCATCTTCACCAACTTCTCTGGGGACTACCTGGAGCGGGCGGAGGCGGCCCCGGCGTTCAAGTCCCTGCAGAAGCAGGTGGGGACACCGGACTCCCTGGAGTCGCTGGACATCCCCTCCACGGCCAGCTCCTGCGAGGTCTTCAGCCCCATCGCCTTCGCGCCCACCGGCCAGCCCAAGGCCCTCGACAGCGGCTACGACACCGAGAACAACGAGTCCCCCGAGTTCGTCCTCAAAGAGCCCCACGAGCCCCGAGAGCCGGAGGCCTTCAGCCAGCTGGGGAAgccgcccccggggctgccggggccggggggcgagGGCGAGGGTCCGGCCCCCGAAACACGGCTCTCCGCTTCCCTCGGGGCCGAGCTGCACAGCCTCGCCGAGAAGAACCCCTACCGCGACTCTGCCTACTTCTCCGACTACGACGCCGAGGCCGAGCGCGGCCCCAAGGACGAGGAGGACAGCGACGGGTCCCGGAccccagaggcagaggagggtccccagccccctgcgCAGGACCTGGGGCGAGCCCCTGTGCTGGGAGAGGACCCGCTGCACCCCCCGGGGGCACCCGGCAGCCCCCCACCGGCGCCTGCCATTGCGGGGGCGGCGGACGTTCCGGCAGTGGGGGTTTCGGCAGGGGACCGGAGGGGGGCAGAGTCCGGGAGTGCTCCGGCCGGCCCCACGGGACAGGGGCCTGGCACCGATCGGCGACCCGCTGGCACGGGGCTGGTGCCGGGCAGCTCCCTGCGCCCCGACGGGGACGCCTGTCCCCCGGGCTCTGCGCCGCCCAAGACTTTCTTCTTGACCCCGGTTCCAGCAAGCCCCGGGGAGCCGGCGTCGGTCGGAGGGATCCCCGCGCCCGAGGGCGTCCCCGGGCTtgggggagctgcagccagggGCGAACAGACTGTGCCCCCCACGCCGGGGCTTGGGGAACCAGGGCTGCCCCccgaggggagcggggtgggCGACGCGCCGGGGGGTCCCAGCACGCTGCTACCGGGGGGCGAGCCACCCCCGGGCCTctccccgctcccggccgcccgGGAGCCGCATCCGGCCGCCCCCGAGCGCCacgaggagctggaggaggaggaggaggacacggAGGACAGCGACGAGTCGGACGAGGAACTGCGCTGCTACAACATCCAGGAGCAGAGCGAGGAGAGCGAGGAGGAGCCGGCGGCTGTGCCCATCGTGGTGGCCGAGAGCCAGAGCGGCAGGAACCTGCGCAGCCTCCTCAAGATGCCCAGCCTGCTCTCCGAGGCCTTCTGCGAGGACCTGGAGCGCAAGAAGAAGGCCGTCTCCTTCTACGATGACGTTACCATCTACCTCTTTGACCAG GAAAGCCCCACgcgggagctggctgagcagagcttcccagagcccccccagccctcggGGCGGCCCCCCgctggcagcagcccccccagcccggtgGACAGGCTCGGCGCCTCGGACGACTCCTCGGACGGCAACGCCTCGGAAGAGa CCGTCCCTGATGGCCTCGCTGACGGGGACGCCGGTGGAGCCCAGCCCGGCCgtgcctgcgctgcccgcgctgGTGCCGGTGCAGAAGCAGGTGCTGCCCATCCAGTTCTCCCGGTTCACGGTCTCGCCCGCCCCGGTGTCCCGGTTCTCCATCACCCACGTTTCCGACTCGGACATGGACTCCATAGGAG GCAGCAGCGAAGACGGCGACCGGGAGTGAGCCAGCCGGGACGCTGGCCGGGTGTCACCCCAGCACCGGCGCTGGCGCGGGGCGGTGGAGCCGGGAGTGGGGTCTGGCCGTGGGCTCCGAGACCGTGCTCTGGAATTTTTAGGCAGATTTTATCGGAAGGAGCTCGTTTGCTGCTgcgagcgggagcggggccagcgCGGCCCGGGGCCAGGCGGTGGGTGATGGCCGTGTGTGCGCGTGCATGTGTGGGtggctgtgtgtgtgcgtgtataaatagacacatatatatatatatagacatatatatatatataaaaattatagcATTTAAAGGGTAG
- the AATK gene encoding serine/threonine-protein kinase LMTK1 isoform X1, whose product MGRLAAAAAAAMSAAFLSPSLAFSSHFDPDGTPLSELSWSSSLAVVAVSFSGLFTFIFLMLACLCCKKGDIGFKAAFGSWRLTGRRSQEFENAEGDDYVTELSAQGSPAPQHGPEVYVLPLTKVSLPMAKQPGRSVQLLKSADLGRQSLLYLKEIGHGWFGKVFLGEVNSGISSTQVVVKELKASASVQDQMQFLEEAQPYRALQHTNLLQCLAQCAEVTPYLLVMEFCPLGDLKGYLRSCRGAEAMTPDPLTLQRMACEVACGVLHLHRNNYIHSDLALRNCLLTADLTVKIGDYGLSHCKYKDDYFVTADQLWVPLRWIAPELIDEVHGNLLIVDQTKSSNVWSLGVTIWELFELGSQPYDHYSDRQVLAYAIKEQQLKLPKPQLKLSLSERWYEVMQFCWLQPEQRPTAEEVHLLLSYLCAKGATEAEEEFEKRWNSMKPNGSASAGHHGAELSSFPLLEQFSADGFPSDGDDILTVMETSHGLNFEYKWEHTKTEHFQAPLGSLSPSSAARYHDLYYPAATAGRLSLGVSPSCYECKPPGCPGLPAPGVVPILGAHSPSLGSEYYIRIEGPGEGSAELDYAMCAYSPAGERGSPHPPSCWRAQGARGSAYDSDSSPTVSLSMEPLLGHAPAGEGSWECAEYYPYPCPGQEPRGYEPSPSHGAEGYLLEEEPAQPGSQDWPVPGFQPGIFADPLGVSPSVNCAYSPRGYGEPQAVPPGGRLPGQSGASLDCVALELGEDSPPGAPRPQAASPAAQRHPWASNSSANNNIGSGSPASREPPAGDSWCYRRMITFRGLMAKPLGTVPRGQPQLGGSPPGHDFHRPRQDQPPGTARGSSSPCRSPSPQRQAWHSRDSSTSGRSQAAALAGSPSAPRGPGTAPPAGAGAPHDARPDESVEGSGPAHSPLPHATAAPGLGEAAPMAGTAAPNPGPPAEPGVDGTQLVPESPEAPVPAPGEAAAESDACAAGDADRTPDKTFSSASFPSTDEGSDEDTAELTSGIFTNFSGDYLERAEAAPAFKSLQKQVGTPDSLESLDIPSTASSCEVFSPIAFAPTGQPKALDSGYDTENNESPEFVLKEPHEPREPEAFSQLGKPPPGLPGPGGEGEGPAPETRLSASLGAELHSLAEKNPYRDSAYFSDYDAEAERGPKDEEDSDGSRTPEAEEGPQPPAQDLGRAPVLGEDPLHPPGAPGSPPPAPAIAGAADVPAVGVSAGDRRGAESGSAPAGPTGQGPGTDRRPAGTGLVPGSSLRPDGDACPPGSAPPKTFFLTPVPASPGEPASVGGIPAPEGVPGLGGAAARGEQTVPPTPGLGEPGLPPEGSGVGDAPGGPSTLLPGGEPPPGLSPLPAAREPHPAAPERHEELEEEEEDTEDSDESDEELRCYNIQEQSEESEEEPAAVPIVVAESQSGRNLRSLLKMPSLLSEAFCEDLERKKKAVSFYDDVTIYLFDQESPTRELAEQSFPEPPQPSGRPPAGSSPPSPVDRLGASDDSSDGNASEETVPDGLADGDAGGAQPGRACAARAGAGAEAGAAHPVLPVHGLARPGVPVLHHPRFRLGHGLHRRQQRRRRPGVSQPGRWPGVTPAPALARGGGAGSGVWPWAPRPCSGIFRQILSEGARLLLRAGAGPARPGARRWVMAVCARACVGGCVCACINRHIYIYIDIYIYIKIIAFKG is encoded by the exons GCGGCTTTCGGGAGCTGGAGGCTGACCGGGCGGCGCAGCCAG GAGTTCGAGAACGCCGAGGGGGACGACTACGTGACGGAGCTCTCGGCCCAGGGCTCGCCCGCCCCCCAGCATGGCCCCGAGGTCTACGTCCTGCCCCTCACCAAGGTCTCCCTGCCCATGGCCAAGCAGCCGGGGCGCTCAG TGCAGCTCCTCAAGTCGGCGGACCTGGGGCGGCAGAGCCTGCTCTACCTGAAGGAGATCGGGCACGGCTGGTTTGGCAAG GTGTTCCTGGGGGAGGTGAACTCGGGCATCAGCAGCACCCAGGTGGTGGTGAAGGAGCTGAAGGCGAGTGCCAGCGTGCAGGACCAGATGCAGTTCCTGGAGGAAGCGCAGCCCTACAG GGCCCTCCAGCACACCAACCTGCTGCAGTGCCTGGCCCAGTGCGCCGAGGTCACCCCGTACCTGCTGGTGATGGAGTTCTGCCCGCTG GGTGACCTGAAGGGGTACCTGCGGAGCTGCCGGGGGGCCGAGGCCATGACCCCGGACCCGCTGACCCTGCAGAGGATGGCGTGTGAGGTGGCCTGCGGCGTCCTGCACCTGCACAGGAACAACTACATCCACAG CGACCTGGCCCTGCGGAACTGCCTGCTCACCGCCGACCTGACCGTCAAGATTGGAGACTACGGGCTCTCGCACTGCAAGTACAAA GACGACTACTTCGTGACGGCCGACCAGCTGTGGGTGCCGCTGCGCTGGATCGCACCCGAGCTCATCGACGAAGTGCACGGCAACCTGCTCATCGTGGACCAGACCAAGTCCAGCAACGTCTG GTCACTGGGCGTCACCATCTGGGAGCTGTTTGAGCTGGGCAGCCAGCCCTACGACCACTACTCCGACCGGCAAGTGCTCGCCTACGCCATCAAGGAGCAGCAGCTCAAGCTGCCCAAGCCCCAGCTGAAGCTGTCGCTGTCggagcgctg GTACGAGGTGATGCAGTTCTGCTGGCTGCAGCCGGAGCAGCGTCCGACGGCGGAGGAGGTCCACCTCCTGCTCTCCTACCTCTGCGCCAAAGGGGCGACGGAGGCGGAGGAGGAGTTCGAGAAGCGCTGGAACTCCATGAAGCCCAACGGCAGCGCCAGCGCCGGCCACCACGGCGCCGagctctcctccttcccgctGCTGGAGCAGTTCTCGGCCGACGGCTTCCCCTCAGACGGGGACGACATCCTCACCGTCATGGAGACCAGCCACGGCCTCAATTTCGAGTACAAGTGGGAGCACACCAAGACCGAGCACTTCCAGGCGCCCCTGGGGTCCCTGAGCCCCAGCAGCGCCGCCCGCTACCACGACCTCTACTACCCGGCCGCAACCGCGGGGCGCCTGAGCCTGGGGGTCTCGCCCTCCTGCTACGAGTGCAagccgccgggctgccccggcctgCCGGCACCCGGCGTGGTGCCCATCCTGGGCGCCCACAGCCCCTCGCTCGGCAGCGAGTACTACATCCGCATCGAGGggcccggggagggcagcgccgaGCTGGACTACGCCATGTGCGCCTACAGCCCCGCGGGCGAGCGGGGGTCCCCGCACCCCCCGTCCTGCTGGAGAGCCCAGGGTGCCCGCGGCAGCGCCTACGACTCTGACAGCAGCCCCACCGTCTCCCTCAGCATGGAGCCGCTGCTGGGCCACGCGCCGGCGGGCGAGGGCTCCTGGGAGTGCGCCGAGTACTACCCCTacccctgcccggggcaggagcCGCGGGGCTACGAGCCGTCCCCCAGCCACGGGGCCGAGGGGTACCTGCTGGAGGAGGAGCCCGCCCAGCCGGGCAGCCAGGACTGGCCCGTCCCCGGCTTCCAGCCCGGCATCTTTGCCGACCCGCTCGGCGTCTCGCCGTCGGTGAACTGCGCCTACAGCCCCCGGGGGTACGGGGAGCCGCAGGCAGtcccgccgggcgggcggctgccagggcagagcgGGGCCAGTCTGGACTGCGTGGCGTTGGAGCTGGGCGAGGACAGCCCCCCcggagccccgcgcccgcagGCCGCGAGCCCCGCGGCTCAGCGGCATCCCTGGGCCTCCAACAGCTCCGCCAACAACAACATCGGCAGCGGCAGCCCAGCGTCCCGCGAGCCCCCGGCCGGTGACAGCTGGTGCTACCGCCGCATGATCACCTTCCGGGGGCTGATGGCCAAGCCCCTGGGCACCGTGCCCCGCGGCCAGCCCCAGCTcggggggtccccgccgggcCACGACTTCCACCGCCCGCGGCAGGAtcagccccccggcacggcccgcgGCTCCTCCTCCCCGTGCCGCTCGCCCTCCCCGCAGCGCCAGGCCTGGCACAGCCGTGACTCATCAACCTCCGGCCGCTCGCAGGCGGCGGCgctggctggcagccccagcGCGCCGAGGGGCCCGGGCACCGCCCCGCCAGCCGGCGCGGGGGCCCCGCACGATGCCCGCCCGGACGAGAGCGTGGAGGGGAGCggccctgcccacagccccctgccccacgccaCGGCTGCACCGGGGCTGGGCGAGGCCGCCCCCATGGCTGGCACCGCGGCCCCTaaccccggcccccccgcggAGCCCGGCGTAGACGGCACCCAGCTTGTGCCAGAGTCCCCCGAGGCGCCTGTGCCGGCGCCCGGGGAGGCTGCCGCCGAGAGCGACGCGTGTGCCGCCGGTGATGCAGACCGGACGCCGGACAAGACCTTCTCCAGCGCCAGCTTCCCCAGCACGGACGAGGGGAGCGATGAGGACACGGCGGAGCTGACCTCCGGCATCTTCACCAACTTCTCTGGGGACTACCTGGAGCGGGCGGAGGCGGCCCCGGCGTTCAAGTCCCTGCAGAAGCAGGTGGGGACACCGGACTCCCTGGAGTCGCTGGACATCCCCTCCACGGCCAGCTCCTGCGAGGTCTTCAGCCCCATCGCCTTCGCGCCCACCGGCCAGCCCAAGGCCCTCGACAGCGGCTACGACACCGAGAACAACGAGTCCCCCGAGTTCGTCCTCAAAGAGCCCCACGAGCCCCGAGAGCCGGAGGCCTTCAGCCAGCTGGGGAAgccgcccccggggctgccggggccggggggcgagGGCGAGGGTCCGGCCCCCGAAACACGGCTCTCCGCTTCCCTCGGGGCCGAGCTGCACAGCCTCGCCGAGAAGAACCCCTACCGCGACTCTGCCTACTTCTCCGACTACGACGCCGAGGCCGAGCGCGGCCCCAAGGACGAGGAGGACAGCGACGGGTCCCGGAccccagaggcagaggagggtccccagccccctgcgCAGGACCTGGGGCGAGCCCCTGTGCTGGGAGAGGACCCGCTGCACCCCCCGGGGGCACCCGGCAGCCCCCCACCGGCGCCTGCCATTGCGGGGGCGGCGGACGTTCCGGCAGTGGGGGTTTCGGCAGGGGACCGGAGGGGGGCAGAGTCCGGGAGTGCTCCGGCCGGCCCCACGGGACAGGGGCCTGGCACCGATCGGCGACCCGCTGGCACGGGGCTGGTGCCGGGCAGCTCCCTGCGCCCCGACGGGGACGCCTGTCCCCCGGGCTCTGCGCCGCCCAAGACTTTCTTCTTGACCCCGGTTCCAGCAAGCCCCGGGGAGCCGGCGTCGGTCGGAGGGATCCCCGCGCCCGAGGGCGTCCCCGGGCTtgggggagctgcagccagggGCGAACAGACTGTGCCCCCCACGCCGGGGCTTGGGGAACCAGGGCTGCCCCccgaggggagcggggtgggCGACGCGCCGGGGGGTCCCAGCACGCTGCTACCGGGGGGCGAGCCACCCCCGGGCCTctccccgctcccggccgcccgGGAGCCGCATCCGGCCGCCCCCGAGCGCCacgaggagctggaggaggaggaggaggacacggAGGACAGCGACGAGTCGGACGAGGAACTGCGCTGCTACAACATCCAGGAGCAGAGCGAGGAGAGCGAGGAGGAGCCGGCGGCTGTGCCCATCGTGGTGGCCGAGAGCCAGAGCGGCAGGAACCTGCGCAGCCTCCTCAAGATGCCCAGCCTGCTCTCCGAGGCCTTCTGCGAGGACCTGGAGCGCAAGAAGAAGGCCGTCTCCTTCTACGATGACGTTACCATCTACCTCTTTGACCAG GAAAGCCCCACgcgggagctggctgagcagagcttcccagagcccccccagccctcggGGCGGCCCCCCgctggcagcagcccccccagcccggtgGACAGGCTCGGCGCCTCGGACGACTCCTCGGACGGCAACGCCTCGGAAGAGa CCGTCCCTGATGGCCTCGCTGACGGGGACGCCGGTGGAGCCCAGCCCGGCCgtgcctgcgctgcccgcgctgGTGCCGGTGCAGAAGCAGGTGCTGCCCATCCAGTTCTCCCGGTTCACGGTCTCGCCCGCCCCGGTGTCCCGGTTCTCCATCACCCACGTTTCCGACTCGGACATGGACTCCATAGGAG GCAGCAGCGAAGACGGCGACCGGGAGTGAGCCAGCCGGGACGCTGGCCGGGTGTCACCCCAGCACCGGCGCTGGCGCGGGGCGGTGGAGCCGGGAGTGGGGTCTGGCCGTGGGCTCCGAGACCGTGCTCTGGAATTTTTAGGCAGATTTTATCGGAAGGAGCTCGTTTGCTGCTgcgagcgggagcggggccagcgCGGCCCGGGGCCAGGCGGTGGGTGATGGCCGTGTGTGCGCGTGCATGTGTGGGtggctgtgtgtgtgcgtgtataaatagacacatatatatatatatagacatatatatatatataaaaattatagcATTTAAAGGGTAG